The Vallicoccus soli genome includes the window CGGCCGAGCGGTAGAGGCCGGGCTGCACCTGCGTGCCGACCCGCAGCGCCGCGGTGCCGGGCAGGGTGACCCGGGGGCGGCGGGCGGCGAGGGTGTCGTACCCGTCGCCGTTCCAGTCGCCCACGAGCACGGCGTCGGTCGCGGTGCCGAAGGTGACGGTCTTCGCCACCGGGCCGCCGGGGCGGGCGGTGAGCAGGTACTGCGCGCCGCGCCGCGCGCCGAGGGTGTCGCGCCCGTCGCGGTCCCAGTCGCCCACGACCACCGGCCAGTACGCCCGGCCGAACGCGAACGTGCTCGTCACCCGGCCGCCGTTCACGCCGGTGAGGAAGAACGTGGCCCCGCGGCGCAGCCCGACGGAGTCGCGCCCGTCCCCGTCCCAGTCGCCGACGAGCGGCACGTCGCTCGCGCGCCCGAAGGCGTACGAGCGCTCCGGCCCGCCCGGGCGGTCCACGGAGGTCACGACGTTGCCCCGGCGCACGGCCAGGGTGTCCTTGCCGTCGCCGTCCCAGTCGCCGACGAGCGCCTGGTCGGTGACCAGCCCGAGCGCGGTCCGCGCCGTGGGGGCCGCGCCCAGGGCCGGGGACAGGGCGTACGTCGCGCCGGTGCGCACGGCGAACGTGTCCTTGCCGTCGCCGTCCCAGTCCCCCACGAGCACGACGTCGCCCGGGCCGCCGGTGGCGAGCACGGTGCCGACCGCGGGCGTCGGGGAGGTCGAGTCCGTGAGGAAGTAGTGCTCCCCCGGCGCCGCGGCCGCCGCCGCGGGGGCAGCGGTGACCAGCACGCCGGCGCAGAGGCCGGCCAGCACCGCGCCGACCGCGCCGACGGCCGTCGTCCGCGCCGACCCGGCCCCGAGGCGCCCCGTCGGCCGGCGCAGGTGCAGCATCTTGTCCCCCTCGTCCCCCGGGCCGCTCCCGGGTACCGGCCCCATCGGCGGGGCCGGGCCGGTCCTGAGCGGTCCGTGAGGACGAGGAGGACGAGGAGGACGGGGAGGACGGGGACGGGGCTAGAGGTACTGCCCCGTGTTGGCGACCGTGTCGATCGAGCGCCCGGCCTCGGTGCCCTGCTTGCCCTGGATGAGCGTGCGGATGTAGACGATCCGCTCGCCCTTCTTGCCGGAGATCCGGGCCCAGTCGTCGGGGTTCGTCGTGTTGGGCAGGTCCTCGTTCTCCTTGAACTCGTCGACGCACGCCGCGAGCAGGTGGGAGATGCGCAGGCCCCGCTGGCCCAGGTCGAGGAAGTCCTTGATGGCCATCTTCTTCGCCCGGTCCACGATGTTCTGGATCATCGCGCCGGAGTTGAAGTCCTTGAAGTACAGGACCTCCTTGTCCCCGTTGGCGTACGTCACCTCGAGGAACCGGTTCTCGTCGACCTCGGAGTACATCCGCTCGACGGTGCGCTGGATCATCGCCTGCACCGTGGCCCGCGGGTCGCCGCCGTGCTCGCCCAGGTCGTCCGGGTGCAGCGGCAGCGAGGGCTTGAGGTACTTGGAGAAGATGTCGCGCGCGGACTCCGCGTCGGGCCGCTCGATCTTGATCTTCACGTCGAGCCGGCCCGGGCGCAGGATCGCCGGGTCGATCATGTCCTCGCGGTTCGAGGCGCCGATGACGATGACGTTCTCGAGGCCCTCGACGCCGTCGATCTCCGACAGCAGCTGCGGGACGATGGTGTTCTCGACGTCGGAGCTGACCCCCGAGCCGCGGGTGCGGAACAGCGAGTCCATCTCGTCGAAGAACACGATGACCGGCGTGCCCTCGCTGGCCTTCTCGCGGGCGCGCTGGAACACCAGGCGGATGTGCCGCTCGGTCTCGCCGACGTACTTGTTGAGCAGCTCCGGGCCCTTGATGTTGAGGAAGTACGACTTCCCCTGCGGCTTGCCGGTGACCTCGGCGACCTTCTTCGCCAGCGAGTTGGCGACCGCCTTGGCGATGAGCGTCTTGCCGCAGCCGGGCGGGCCGTAGAGCAGGACGCCCTTGGGCGGGCGCAGCTCGTGCTCCTTGAACAGGTCCGGGTGCAGGTACGGCAGCTCCACCGCGTCGCGGATCTGCTCGATCTGCCCGCCGAGGCCGCCGATCTGGCGGTAGTCGATGTCGGGGACCTCCTCGAGGACGAGCTCCTCGACCTCGGCCCGCGGCACCTTCTCGTACACGTAGCCCGAGCGGGGCTCCAGCAGCAGCGCCTCGCCGGCGCGCAGCGGCTCGTCGCGCAGGGGCTCGGCGAGGCGGACGACCTTCTCCTCGTCGGTGTGCCCCATGACGAGCGCGCGCTCGCCGTCGGCCAGCAGCTCCTTGAGCATGACGACCTCGCCGACGCGCTCGAAGCCGAGCGCCGCGACGACGTTCATCGCCTCGTTGAGCATGACCTCCTGGCCGCGCACCAGCTCGTCGCGCTCGACCGCCGGGCTGACCGTCACCCGCAGCTTGCGCCCGCCGGTGAAGACGTCGACCGTGCCGTCCTCGTGCCCCTCGAGGAAGACGCCGAAGCCGGCCGGCGGCTGGGCCAGCCGGTCGACCTCCTCCTTGAGGGTGACGATCTGGTCGCGGGCGTCGCGCAGCGTCTGCACGAGGCGCTCGTTCTGCGAGGTGACCCCGGCCAGCTCGGCCTGCAGCTGCGCGAGGCGGTCCTCGAGCGCGCGGGCCCCGCGGGGCGACTCGGCGAGGCGGCGGCGCAGCGCACCCACCTCCTCGGTCATGTCGGACAGGCGGCGCCGCAGGTCGTTCACCTCGGCGCCGGCGTAGCGCTCGTCGTCGTGGGCGGGCACGGCTGTCACCTCCCTGCACTCGGACGGACCCGGCCTGGCGCCGGCCCTCCGTCCCGTCCGACCCTACCCGTGCGCGGTGCGCGCGCGAGGCGGGGCGACGGTGATCGTGTCGCTCCCGTGACCACGGCGCGTACGGGTCCGCTCGACGCCCCGTGCAGGGGCGGCGGACGGCCCCGGGGTGGTGCCTCCGGGGCGCTCAGCGGGGCGGCGCCGGGACCTGGCGCAGGCCCGTCCCGGCCCACCGCCAGGCCTCGCGGACCGTCGTGTCGGGGCAGCAGCGGGGCACCGTCGGGGACGAGTAGCCGGTGCCCGTCACGAGCACCGTCGCGGCCCCGTCGGCGGCCCGGCCCACGTCGACGCCGTCGACGAGGACGCCCCGCGACGGCGGCAGGAGCACGGCCAGCAGGCGCGGGGCCACCGCGGGACCGGCCAGGGCGACGACCGCGTCCGGTGGGCTGCCGGCGCCGGCGTCGCAGCGCGCGACGGCCACCGCGTCGGGGGTCCCGTCGCCGGTGAGGTCGTCCTCGACGACCTCGCGCACCTGCACGCGGCGCTCGCCGCAGTCCACCGGCAGCAGCCCGGCGACGTCGGTGCCGGCCCAGGCGGGGCTCGGGTCCGGGTCGCCGCCGGCCCCCGTGGCGCCCGGGAGGGCCTCGGCCGTCGGTCCCTGCGCGGCGGGTCCGCCCGCGCCGGGGGCGGGCCCGGGCAGCTCGGTCGCGGGACCGCGGGCGGCGTCGCGGGGCGGCACCGGGGCGCGCCCGCCGGCGACCACCCAGGCCGAGAGCAGCCCGAGCAGCACGACGACGAGCACCACCGCGGCCACGGCGGTGCGCCGGTCGGCCTCCCCCCGCGGCACGGTCCGTCCCCGCTAGGGCAGCGGGCCGCGCTCGGCGGCGCGCTCGGCGCCGCTGGGGCGCTCGGCCGGCGCGTCCGGCGCCTCGTCCTCGCCCGTGCCGTACGCGCCCTTCGCCGGGCGCCGCCGCCGCAGCGGCGGGGCGGTGCCCTCGGCGAGCCGGCGGCTCGTCAGCAGGAAGCCGGTGTGGCCCACCATCCGGTGCTCCGGGCGCACGGCCAGGCCCTCGAGGTGCCAGCCGCGGACCATGGACTCCCAGGCGTGGGGCTCGGTGAACGTGCCGTGCGCGCGCAGGGCCTCGGCCGTGCGGGACAGCTGGGTCGCCGTCGCGACGTAGCAGATGAGCACGCCGCCGGGGACGAGCGCGCGCGACACCGCGTCGAGGCACTCCCACGGGGCGAGCATGTCGAGCACGACGCGGTCGACGTCGGTCTCGTCGAGGCTCTCCTGCAGGTCGCCGACGGTGAGGCGCCAGGCGGGGTGCGGGCCGCCGAAGAACGTCTCGACGTTGCGCTGGGCGACCTCGGCGAAGTCGGCGCGGCGCTCGTACGACATGACCCGGCCCTCGTCGCCGACCGCGCGCAGCAGCGACATGGTGAGCGCGCCCGAGCCCACGCCTGCCTCGACGACGCGGGCCCCCGGGAACACGTCGGCCATCTGCACGACCTGCCCGGCGTCCTTGGGGTAGACGACCGCGGCGCCCCGCGGCATCGACAGCACGAAGTCCGCGAGCAGCGGGCGCACCGCGAGGTACGGCACGCCGCCGGTGCTCGTGACGACGACGCCCTCCGGCCCGCCGATGATCTCGTCGTGCCCGAAGGAGCCCTTGTGGGTGTGGAAGGCCCGCCCCGGCTGCAGGGTGATGGTGTGCATCCGCCCCTTGGGGTCGGTGAGCTGGACCTGGTCCCCCGGCTTGAAGGGGCCCCGCCGGTGGGCGGCGCCGGTGGGCGTACGGGTCTCGGGCGCGTCGGTCACGGGCGCTCGGGCGCGGTGGGGGCGGGGATCACGGGCGTCGAGCCTAGCCGCTCGCGGGGGCCCCGCCGCTCACGGCGGGGCCCGCCGCTCAGCGCGGGGCCTGCCGGGGCTGGGGGGCCTGCGGGGAGAGCACGCGCTCGACGTCGCTGAGCACGAGCACGCCGTACACCAGGCCCTGGCGGTCCTTGAGCAGGTACTCGGGCGCCGGGCGGCGGTTGATGGCCTCGACGAGCGGCTCGCCCTCGAGGTCCGCGTCGAGGACGAGGTCCGGGTCGAGGCGGCGGGCGACGTCGCCGACGGGCACCCACGGCCGGCGCTGCTCGGGCATCGCGGCGACGGCCGCCTCCTCGACGATCGCGACCGGGCGGTCGGCGGCGTCGACGACGACGAGGGCCCCGGCGCCGGCGGCCTGCGCGCGGCGCACCGCCTCGGCCACCGGCAGGTCGCGCGGCACGGGCACCGCGCGCCGGGCCAGGCGCCGCGCCACGAGCCCGGGCAGGCGGGCCCGCGTGCGGGCCCCGGCCAGGGCCTGCCCCGCCCCGACCCAGATGAAGGAGCCGAGGAAGACGCCCCAGACCACGGTGAGCAGCGGCAGGCGCCCCTCGGTGAGCGAGGCGACGACGAGCGGGCCGGCCACGAGCAGCACGGCGAGCGCGCGACCGACCCAGGCGGCGGCCACCGTGCCGGCGAGGCGGTCCCCCCGCAGGCGCCACACGAGCGCCTCGAGGACGAAGCCGCCGTCGAGCGGCAGGCCGGGCAGCAGGTTGAAGACCGCGACGACGAGGTTGGCCCACGTCAGCGCCGAGGCCAGCTCCCCCACCACCGTGCCGGGCTCGGCGACCTGCAGCACGAGCCAGCCCAGGCCCGCCAGGACGAGGTTGAGCACCGGGCCCGACACCGACACCAGCAGCGCGCGCAGCGGCGTCTGGGGCTGCCGCTCGATCTCGCTGACCCCGCCGAGCAGGTGCAGCGTGATCCGCTTGACCGGCAGGCCCATCCGCAGCGCCGTGACCGAGTGCGCGAGCTCGTGCACGAGCACGGAGACGTAGAGCAGCACGGCGTAGGCCAGGCTGACGAGCCAGCTCAGCTCGCCCAGCTGCGGCAGGGCGCGAGCGACCTGCGGCTGGAACACCCAGGTGATGAGGACGGCGACGAGGAACCACGAGGGCCCGACGACGACGGGGACGCCGAAGGGGCGTCCCAGGACGATCCCGCCCGTACCGCCCCTGGCCTGCTGCGCGCTCGCGCCGTGGTCGTGCACCCGCCCAGGCTAGGTGCTGCGCCCCCCCGCCGCCGCGCCGCGCCGCCCGCCGGTGCTTGCAGGCGGAAACGCGCCGCGCAGGGGGTCCCCGGACCTCTAGCCTCGGCCTCGTGATCACCCCTCCCACCGGCCTCGACAGCACCGCCACGACGACCACCGCCGCCGCGCGGGCCACCGACCTGCGCAAGGTCTACGGCTCCGGCGACACCCAGGTGACCGCGCTCGACGACGTCACCGTGTCCTTCGCCCGCGGCGAGCTCACGGCGATCATGGGCCCGTCCGGGTCCGGCAAGTCCACGCTCATGCACTGCCTCGCCGGCCTCGACGACGTGACGTCCGGGACCGTGCACGTCGGCGACACCGAGATCACCGCCCTCGACGACAAGCGCCTGACGCTGCTGCGGCGCGACCACGTCGGCTTCGTCTTCCAGTCCTTCAACCTGCTGCCGACGCTCACCGCGCTGGAGAACATCACCCTGCCGATGGACATCGCGGGGCGCACCCCCGACCGCGCGTGGCTCGACCACGTCGTCGACACCGTCGGGCTGCGGGACCGGCTCGGGCACAAGCCGGGCGAGCTCTCCGGCGGGCAGCAGCAGCGCGTCGCGTGCGCGCGGGCCCTGGCGAGCCGGCCGGAGATCGTCTTCGCCGACGAGCCCACCGGCAACCTCGACTCGCGCGCCGGGGCCGAGGTGCTCGGCTTCCTGCGCGCCAGCGTGCGCGACATGGGGCAGACGGTCGTCATGGTCACGCACGACCCCGTCGCGGCCTCGTACGCCGACCGGGTCGTCTTCCTCGCCGACGGGCGGATCGTCGACGAGATGCGCGACCCGACGTCCGAGCGGGTGCTCGAGCGGATGAAGCGGTTCGACA containing:
- the arc gene encoding proteasome ATPase; protein product: MNDLRRRLSDMTEEVGALRRRLAESPRGARALEDRLAQLQAELAGVTSQNERLVQTLRDARDQIVTLKEEVDRLAQPPAGFGVFLEGHEDGTVDVFTGGRKLRVTVSPAVERDELVRGQEVMLNEAMNVVAALGFERVGEVVMLKELLADGERALVMGHTDEEKVVRLAEPLRDEPLRAGEALLLEPRSGYVYEKVPRAEVEELVLEEVPDIDYRQIGGLGGQIEQIRDAVELPYLHPDLFKEHELRPPKGVLLYGPPGCGKTLIAKAVANSLAKKVAEVTGKPQGKSYFLNIKGPELLNKYVGETERHIRLVFQRAREKASEGTPVIVFFDEMDSLFRTRGSGVSSDVENTIVPQLLSEIDGVEGLENVIVIGASNREDMIDPAILRPGRLDVKIKIERPDAESARDIFSKYLKPSLPLHPDDLGEHGGDPRATVQAMIQRTVERMYSEVDENRFLEVTYANGDKEVLYFKDFNSGAMIQNIVDRAKKMAIKDFLDLGQRGLRISHLLAACVDEFKENEDLPNTTNPDDWARISGKKGERIVYIRTLIQGKQGTEAGRSIDTVANTGQYL
- a CDS encoding tRNA (adenine-N1)-methyltransferase, producing MTDAPETRTPTGAAHRRGPFKPGDQVQLTDPKGRMHTITLQPGRAFHTHKGSFGHDEIIGGPEGVVVTSTGGVPYLAVRPLLADFVLSMPRGAAVVYPKDAGQVVQMADVFPGARVVEAGVGSGALTMSLLRAVGDEGRVMSYERRADFAEVAQRNVETFFGGPHPAWRLTVGDLQESLDETDVDRVVLDMLAPWECLDAVSRALVPGGVLICYVATATQLSRTAEALRAHGTFTEPHAWESMVRGWHLEGLAVRPEHRMVGHTGFLLTSRRLAEGTAPPLRRRRPAKGAYGTGEDEAPDAPAERPSGAERAAERGPLP
- a CDS encoding site-2 protease family protein, producing the protein MHDHGASAQQARGGTGGIVLGRPFGVPVVVGPSWFLVAVLITWVFQPQVARALPQLGELSWLVSLAYAVLLYVSVLVHELAHSVTALRMGLPVKRITLHLLGGVSEIERQPQTPLRALLVSVSGPVLNLVLAGLGWLVLQVAEPGTVVGELASALTWANLVVAVFNLLPGLPLDGGFVLEALVWRLRGDRLAGTVAAAWVGRALAVLLVAGPLVVASLTEGRLPLLTVVWGVFLGSFIWVGAGQALAGARTRARLPGLVARRLARRAVPVPRDLPVAEAVRRAQAAGAGALVVVDAADRPVAIVEEAAVAAMPEQRRPWVPVGDVARRLDPDLVLDADLEGEPLVEAINRRPAPEYLLKDRQGLVYGVLVLSDVERVLSPQAPQPRQAPR
- a CDS encoding ABC transporter ATP-binding protein, whose product is MITPPTGLDSTATTTTAAARATDLRKVYGSGDTQVTALDDVTVSFARGELTAIMGPSGSGKSTLMHCLAGLDDVTSGTVHVGDTEITALDDKRLTLLRRDHVGFVFQSFNLLPTLTALENITLPMDIAGRTPDRAWLDHVVDTVGLRDRLGHKPGELSGGQQQRVACARALASRPEIVFADEPTGNLDSRAGAEVLGFLRASVRDMGQTVVMVTHDPVAASYADRVVFLADGRIVDEMRDPTSERVLERMKRFDTAGRRS